A genomic window from Triticum urartu cultivar G1812 chromosome 7, Tu2.1, whole genome shotgun sequence includes:
- the LOC125525299 gene encoding protein IRON-RELATED TRANSCRIPTION FACTOR 2-like has protein sequence MDLQQVMEHQQFDDAVPSSMIWPLEADSGFTDELLSLQLPDLDLDFDIHEFSGPATAPAKAASSGGSGLVGSGSGSHKKLSHNAYERDRRTQLNQLYSTLRSLIPNADHTKKLSIPTTVCQVLDYIPELQKQVEDLEKKKQELTRAKCRERLQRVKDNTGRIVSATPLDGNEIMVQVSLLSNMAASLPLSKCINVFENEGLHLISSSTFSTEVNRTFYSFHFEVHFYMRPSFPVNTLLTW, from the exons ATGGATCTGCAGCAAGTAATGGAGCATCAACAATTCGACGACGCCGTCCCGAGCAGCATGATCTGGCCGTTAGAGGCAGACAGCGGTTTCACCGACGAGCTGCTGTCTTTGCAGTTACCGGACCTGGACCTTGACTTCGACATCCACGAGTTCTCCGGACCGGCAACGGCACCGGCGAAAGCGGCCTCCTCGGGTGGCTCCGGATTGGTTGGTTCCGGTTCAGGATCGCATAAGAAGCTCAGCCACAACGCGTACGAGCGCGACCGGCGGACGCAGCTCAATCAGCTCTACTCGACTCTCCGTTCTCTCATCCCCAACGCAGATCACACT AAGAAGCTGAGCATTCCGACGACGGTGTGTCAGGTCCTCGACTACATACCCGAGCTGCAGAAGCAGGTCGAGGATCTGGAGAAGAAGAAACAGGAGCTCACTAGAGCCAAATGCAGAGAAAGACTGCAGCGCGTCAAGGACAACACAGGTCGTATTGTTTCTGCCACTCCTCTCGATGGCAACGAAATCATGGTCCAGGTTAGCCTGCTTAGTAACATGGCTGCAAGTCTTCCTCTGTCCAAGTGCATAAACGTATTTGAGAACGAAGGCCTTCACCTCATCAGTTCATCGACTTTCTCCACCGAGGTCAATAGAACATTCTACAGCTTCCACTTTGAGGTACATTTTTACATGCGCCCTTCATTTCCTGTTAATACTCTACTAACATGGTAG